The segment GAGGCTATATTAAAAATTTTTGAAAATGAAAATTTAAGAAAAAAAATTAAGAACAACGCCATTCCGATATTTAACTGGCTGTTAAATAAAGAACAGACAATGGAGCTATATAAAAAATCTTGGGAAATAGCGGCGGCTAGCAAGCCGTAAATTTGTCAGTGGCGGGCTTATTCTTTTTGGGATTTTATTCGCGCGAGTCGTTTCCATCGTATGTAAAAATAATAATTAAATGATCACTATGAAAAAAGCTTTAATTACCGGTATAACCGGTCAGGATGGCGCTTATTTATCTAAATTTTTATTGGACAAGGGATATGAAGTTTTTGGACTAGTCAGGAGGACAGTTAACAGGAAATTCGAGAATTTGGAGTATTTGGGCGTAGCGGATAAAGTTAATTGTATCGACGGGGACCTCGCTGACGAATCTTCATTGATCAACGCGGTAAAAAGAATTTATCCCGATGAGGTTTATAATCTAGCCGCGCAATCTTTTGTGGGTACTTCTTGGGATCAGCCGATGGTAACCTGTGAAATAAATAGTATGGGGGTATTGAGATTACTTAATGCGATAAAAATTTGCTGTCCTACGGCTAAATTTTATCAGGCCTCAACCAGCGAGATGTTTGGCAATGTGCATGAAAAGGGCATCCAAGATGAAGAAACGCCCTTTCATCCTAGGAGTCCCTATGCCATTTCTAAGCTTTTCGCTTACTGGATGACTATTAATTACCGAGAAAGCAATAATATGTTTTGTTCGAATGGCATCCTTTTTAATCATGAGTCGCCTATTAGAGGCAAGGAATTTGTTTCTAGGAAAATTACCGATGGTGTGGCTCGTATTAAACTGGGTTTGGCCAAAGAGATACGCTTGGGTAACTTAGACAGCGAGCGGGACTGGGGCTTCGCAGGGGACTATATTGAAGCCATGTGGCTTATGTTGCAACAAGATAGGGCGGACGATTTTATAGTTTCTACAGGTAAAACGCACAGCATTAAGGATTTTCTTGATCTGGCCTTCGATTATGTGGGTATTAAAAACTGGCAGCCATATGTAAAAATAGATCCTCTATATAAACGCCCGGCAGAATTATTCACCTTGCAGGGCAAAAATAATAAATCTAAAAAAATATTGGGGTGGAAACCGAAGGTGACCTTCAGCGGATTGGTCAAAATGATGGTCGATGCCGATTTAAAAAGATTAAGTGGACAAATATGAAGGATATCATTTTAATACCCACATATAATGAAAGGGAAAATATAAAAGTTATCGTATCTGAAATTTTTAATATTTTTCCAGAAGTTAAGATACTGGTGATTGACGATAGCTCTCCCGACGGAACCGCTGCCGCGGTAAAATATTTAATGGAAAAATATCCCAATCTTTCTTTGCTCGAGCGCCGGTATAAAACCGGCTTGGGTAATGCTTACAAGGATGCCATGAGCAGGGTTATTAAGGATAAGGGGATCCGGTCAATTATTACGATGGATGCCGACGGATCGCATAGCGCGGAGTATCTAAGGGATTTTTTTATCAAAAATCAGGACATTGATTTAATCATTGGTTCGCGCTATGTCGGCGGAGGCGGAATTGAAAATTGGGAAAGATGGCGCAAGGAGTTGAGTCGATTCGGCAATTTATATGTTAAATTACTGACAGGGCTCCCAATTAACGACTTTACGGCCGGCTTTATGTGCATTAAAAGGGAGTTTTTAGAAAAATTAGACTTAAATAAGATCGGCTCATCCGGCTATTCTTTTTTGATAGAACTAAAATTCTATCTAATCCACGAATTTAATGCTAGCGTTTATGAGTCGCCGATAATTTTTAAAAGCCGGCGGGAGGGCGAGTCAAAATTATCGAGACAGATTATCAAAGAAGGGTTAAGGGCTCCTTGGCGCTTATTTTTTAAAAGAGTAAAAAAATGGAAGAAAAAATAATTTGTCCTGTTTGCCGCTCGGAAAAGAATTGGTTTTATTGTGAAAAAAATAAACATAAATTGTATCGTTGCCAAAACTGCAGCTTGCTTTTTGTCTATCCGGTTCCTTCGGATTTAAAAAATATCTATAATAAAGAATATTTTAAAAATGAATCCGGGAGAGGCAAATTCGGTTATTCTGACTATGATCAAGACAAGGAGCCGATGAGAGAGGAATTTATATCTCGTATAAAAGAGATAGAGGGACTAGTCGGCGGAAGACATCTTTTTGACATGGGGTCGGCTACCGGTTATTTTTTAAGCTTAGCCAGGGATCGCGGTTGGCAGACAGCCGGAGCGGAAATTTCATGCTATGCGG is part of the Patescibacteria group bacterium genome and harbors:
- a CDS encoding GDP-mannose 4,6-dehydratase; the encoded protein is MKKALITGITGQDGAYLSKFLLDKGYEVFGLVRRTVNRKFENLEYLGVADKVNCIDGDLADESSLINAVKRIYPDEVYNLAAQSFVGTSWDQPMVTCEINSMGVLRLLNAIKICCPTAKFYQASTSEMFGNVHEKGIQDEETPFHPRSPYAISKLFAYWMTINYRESNNMFCSNGILFNHESPIRGKEFVSRKITDGVARIKLGLAKEIRLGNLDSERDWGFAGDYIEAMWLMLQQDRADDFIVSTGKTHSIKDFLDLAFDYVGIKNWQPYVKIDPLYKRPAELFTLQGKNNKSKKILGWKPKVTFSGLVKMMVDADLKRLSGQI
- a CDS encoding polyprenol monophosphomannose synthase, which codes for MKDIILIPTYNERENIKVIVSEIFNIFPEVKILVIDDSSPDGTAAAVKYLMEKYPNLSLLERRYKTGLGNAYKDAMSRVIKDKGIRSIITMDADGSHSAEYLRDFFIKNQDIDLIIGSRYVGGGGIENWERWRKELSRFGNLYVKLLTGLPINDFTAGFMCIKREFLEKLDLNKIGSSGYSFLIELKFYLIHEFNASVYESPIIFKSRREGESKLSRQIIKEGLRAPWRLFFKRVKKWKKK